From Parus major isolate Abel chromosome 1A, Parus_major1.1, whole genome shotgun sequence, the proteins below share one genomic window:
- the LOC107204216 gene encoding probable G-protein coupled receptor 19, with amino-acid sequence MAEPPPPGAGSSMNHSLVEYGLRSGEIAAATVVWGALWLISVLGNFLVCLVIHRSRRTQSTTNYFVVSMACADLVSSVGSAPFLLLQLSSGQWMLGSRVCQLVRYIQYLTPGVQIYVLLAISVDRFYTLIHPLNFKVSREKAKRMTLVSWLCGAVFASPACFLYGFNSDHHCNFFLPNSWLGTASGVIHLSVLFLLIPSLLIILCYQKLFTYIWRSGTEDTAGRRTMNLVSRRKVKTVKMFLIFVLDFLLSWLPFFTVQLWHPQETDYRKSSLLFLAITWISFSSSASKPTLFYIYNANFRRGMKEICCMCKYPRSNIYTITTSSSTAKNNHIGITDIPAASQPHQRLHL; translated from the coding sequence ATGGCAGAACCTCCACCACCAGGAGCCGGCTCCAGCATGAACCACTCTCTGGTAGAATATGGGCTGAGGTCGGGGGAAATCGCAGCTGCCACCGTGGTTTGGGGAGCTCTGTGGCTGATCTCTGTCCTGGGAAACTTCCTTGTCTGCTTAGTGAtccacaggagcaggaggacaCAGTCCACCACCAACTACTTTGTGGTGTCCATGGCCTGTGCAGACCTCGTGAGCAGCGTGGGGAGCGCGCCcttcttgctgctgcagctgagctctgggcaGTGGATGCTGGGCAGCAGGGTGTGCCAGCTGGTCAGATACATCCAGTACCTCACACCTGGAGTCCAGATCTATGTGCTCCTCGCCATCAGCGTGGATCGATTCTACACTCTCATCCATCCTCTGAATTTCAAAGTGTCAAGGGAGAAAGCCAAGAGAATGACTCTGGTCTCTTGgctctgtggtgctgtgttTGCATCACCAGCCTGTTTTCTCTACGGCTTCAACAGTGACCACCACTGCAACTTTTTCCTTCCCAATTCCTGGCTAGGAACTGCCTCTGGTGTCATCCACCTCTCAGTGCTGTTTCTTTTGATCCCAtcacttctcattatcctctGCTACCAGAAACTCTTCACCTACATTTGGAGAAGTGGCACTGAGGACACAGCTGGCAGGAGGACAATGAATCTTGTCtcaagaagaaaagtgaaaactgtcaagatgtttttaatttttgtcttggATTTTCTCCTGTCCTGGCTCCCTTTTTTTACAGTACAGTTGTGGCACCCACAGGAAACAGACTACAGAAAGAGCTCCTTGCTTTTCCTGGCCATCACCTGGATCTCCTTCAGTTCCTCAGCCTCTAAACCAACCCTCTTCTACATCTATAATGCAAACTTCAGAAGAGGAATGAAAGAAATTTGTTGCATGTGCAAATATCCCAGAAGCAACATCTACACCATTACTACCAGTTCCAGTACAGCCAAAAATAATCACATTGGGATCACAGAtatcccagcagcatcccaacCTCACCAAAGGCTCCACTTGTGA